In the Flavobacterium pallidum genome, one interval contains:
- the pepT gene encoding peptidase T, with protein MQHLIDRFISYVTIDTESDPNSKTTPSTKKQLVLAKMLAKELKDIGLTEVTIDKNGYVMGTLPSNVEHEVPVIGFVSHYDTTPDFTGANVKPQIVPNYDGKDIVLNAEQNIVLSPNYFKDLLQYKGQTLITTDGTTLLGADDKAGLTEIVSAMEFLVQNPGIKHGKIRVGFTPDEEIGRGADLFDVEKFGAQWAYTMDGSQIGELEYENFNAAGAKITFKGKSVHPGYAKGKMINSMLIANHFINELPKGETPQETKGYEGFFHVHHLTGSIEETVLELIVRDHDAKKFKKRKELIHEITKKFNKKFAKQFGEDIVVTEIRDQYYNMKEKVKPVMFIVDLAEKAMKDLNIKPIIKPIRGGTDGCRLSYMGLPCPNIFAGGHNFHGKYEYVPVESMQKAVDVIVRIAELTATTDFSVKEKTHSKKKKK; from the coding sequence ATGCAACACCTCATTGACCGCTTTATAAGCTATGTGACCATCGACACGGAATCAGATCCGAATTCCAAAACCACGCCAAGTACCAAAAAGCAACTTGTTTTGGCCAAAATGCTGGCGAAGGAACTCAAAGACATCGGCCTGACCGAAGTGACAATCGATAAAAACGGTTATGTAATGGGTACGCTGCCGTCGAATGTGGAACATGAAGTGCCTGTGATTGGGTTTGTATCGCATTACGACACGACACCTGATTTCACTGGAGCAAACGTGAAGCCACAAATTGTGCCGAATTATGACGGAAAGGACATTGTGCTGAATGCGGAGCAGAATATCGTACTGTCGCCCAATTATTTCAAGGATCTACTGCAATATAAAGGCCAGACGCTGATCACGACTGATGGAACGACTTTGCTTGGCGCTGATGATAAGGCCGGATTGACGGAAATCGTGTCGGCGATGGAATTTTTGGTACAGAATCCGGGGATTAAGCACGGGAAAATCCGTGTGGGCTTTACGCCGGATGAGGAAATCGGGCGCGGTGCGGATTTATTTGATGTGGAGAAATTTGGCGCGCAATGGGCGTACACGATGGATGGAAGCCAGATCGGTGAATTGGAATATGAGAATTTCAATGCCGCCGGAGCGAAGATCACTTTTAAAGGCAAAAGCGTGCATCCGGGGTATGCCAAAGGGAAAATGATCAACTCGATGTTGATTGCAAATCATTTTATCAATGAATTGCCAAAAGGAGAAACACCTCAGGAAACGAAAGGTTATGAAGGTTTTTTCCATGTGCACCATTTAACGGGAAGCATTGAGGAAACTGTTTTGGAACTGATTGTCCGAGATCATGATGCCAAGAAATTCAAGAAAAGGAAAGAACTCATTCATGAGATTACGAAGAAATTCAATAAGAAATTCGCGAAGCAATTTGGCGAAGATATTGTAGTTACTGAAATCAGGGATCAGTATTACAATATGAAGGAGAAAGTAAAACCGGTGATGTTTATTGTTGATTTGGCTGAAAAAGCGATGAAAGACCTCAACATCAAACCGATTATCAAACCGATTCGCGGCGGAACCGATGGCTGCAGGCTGTCGTATATGGGGCTGCCTTGCCCGAATATTTTTGCGGGTGGTCATAATTTCCACGGGAAATATGAATATGTCCCGGTAGAAAGCATGCAAAAAGCGGTGGATGTGATTGTACGCATTGCTGAATTGACGGCAACAACGGATTTTTCAGTCAAGGAAAAAACACATTCCAAAAAGAAGAAAAAATAA
- the yajC gene encoding preprotein translocase subunit YajC codes for MDNMFVIQLVLMGVIIYFFMIRPSQKRAKSEREFESGLKVGDRIVTKSGIHGKVSELSDTTMVMETMSGKLKMERSAISIEMTAKLNAAAK; via the coding sequence ATGGATAATATGTTTGTAATACAGCTGGTCTTAATGGGAGTAATCATTTATTTCTTTATGATCCGCCCATCGCAGAAAAGAGCAAAATCTGAACGTGAATTTGAAAGCGGCTTAAAAGTGGGCGACAGGATTGTCACTAAAAGCGGTATCCACGGCAAGGTTTCTGAATTGTCTGATACAACGATGGTGATGGAAACCATGTCCGGAAAACTGAAAATGGAGCGCTCCGCAATTTCTATTGAAATGACCGCAAAGCTGAACGCAGCTGCCAAATAA
- the nusB gene encoding transcription antitermination factor NusB — protein MQSIYAMHQNGSDNLEGQERFLLHSIDNIQELYLIMLSSLVEIQKAEQLFLDISSKKHLATAIERNPDKKFVNNRVLQLLSENHSLNTALEDRKINNWYLNEDYIRILLSAIKDSTQYEQYMGSGKDSFEEDRDFILNIFMDIIVPNEKLYEYLEDNKLTWVDDIPVVNTQIIKELKGMKPEDKEVFRISKLYKDTEDKEFVSLLFRKTLLNETELAKEYIDKTPNWDTERIAEVDTIILKMAICEFLKFPSIPVKVTINEYLEIAKEYSTPKSSIFINGILDNLVKEFQSNNKLKKTGRGLM, from the coding sequence ATGCAATCCATTTATGCGATGCATCAAAACGGATCAGATAACCTAGAAGGCCAGGAAAGATTCCTGCTACACAGCATCGACAACATTCAGGAACTTTACCTGATCATGCTTTCGTCACTGGTGGAAATCCAAAAGGCAGAACAGCTTTTCCTTGACATTTCAAGCAAAAAGCATTTGGCTACTGCCATTGAAAGAAACCCTGACAAAAAGTTCGTCAACAATCGTGTATTGCAGCTCCTTTCTGAAAATCATTCGTTAAACACCGCATTGGAAGACCGCAAAATCAACAATTGGTACCTGAACGAAGATTATATCCGCATCCTTTTATCAGCCATAAAGGACAGCACCCAATACGAACAATATATGGGTAGTGGTAAGGATTCGTTTGAAGAGGACAGGGATTTTATCCTGAATATTTTCATGGACATTATCGTTCCGAATGAAAAATTGTATGAATACCTCGAAGACAACAAACTCACGTGGGTTGATGATATTCCGGTTGTCAATACGCAAATTATCAAGGAGTTAAAAGGAATGAAGCCCGAAGACAAGGAAGTTTTCAGGATTTCAAAACTGTATAAGGACACTGAAGACAAGGAATTCGTAAGCCTGTTGTTCCGCAAGACACTTTTAAATGAAACGGAGCTGGCGAAGGAATACATCGATAAGACTCCAAATTGGGATACCGAAAGGATTGCAGAAGTCGATACCATCATCCTTAAAATGGCCATTTGTGAATTCCTGAAATTCCCATCGATTCCTGTAAAAGTGACCATTAACGAGTACCTGGAAATAGCCAAGGAATATTCCACCCCGAAAAGCAGTATTTTCATCAATGGAATTCTTGACAACCTTGTAAAGGAATTCCAGTCAAACAATAAACTTAAAAAAACCGGCAGAGGTTTAATGTAA
- a CDS encoding cation:proton antiporter domain-containing protein: MSATAETSNHLYPLISDLGLILMTAGVAVILFKKIKQPLVLGYLIAGFLAGNHFDFFPSVKDLKSVEVWAQIGVIFLLFSLGLEFSFKKLMKVGGTASVTATVQIVSMLFMGYGAGKFLGWETMDCIFLGVILSISSTTIILKTFDELGVKAQKFAGNVVGALIVQDIIAILMMVLLSTIAVSQQFSGTELVKSVAKLLFFLTIWFVSGIFFIPTLLKKAKSLLSDEMLLIVSIALCLMMVILADGVGFSPALGAFIMGSVIAETTQAEHIEHLVKPVKDLFGAVFFVSVGMLINPDTLMQYAGPVMILTLVTIIGQSLSSTAGSLLSGQPLKQSVQTGMSLSQIGEFSFIIATLGMTLNVTSDFLYPIVVAVSAVTTFTTPFMVRAAPAFAELLSKKLPRKWTKKIERYSASAQSIRSVSNWQVVLRAYMVQVIIHSVIIVAGILLSARFVLPLAKDSQLGHALVALGTLIVLAPFLWALALRRVKVNEVLILMQERKYRGPIIMMILLRFVLTMVYIGFMLNNFFSPEVALIAFVSAVALYIIFPKRLNAQYHRIENHFMKNLNAREIIKAKFTRSDLTPWEGHMAIFEIAKESNIVGKTLEELQLREEIGINIAFIKRGDITINIPGRAERLFPADEICIIGTDQQVQHFRKYLAENEVAPPEKTVEPDIVLRQIEVHHEEFIGKSIRESQLREKTNGLIVGFERKGKRTFNPESQLVLQKDDILWIVGDRKRIAKL; this comes from the coding sequence ATGAGTGCCACCGCAGAAACCTCAAACCATCTCTACCCGCTTATCAGCGATCTGGGTTTGATATTGATGACTGCAGGCGTTGCGGTAATACTGTTTAAGAAAATCAAGCAACCGCTGGTTTTGGGTTACCTGATTGCGGGATTTTTGGCAGGGAACCATTTTGATTTCTTTCCATCTGTTAAAGACCTTAAAAGCGTTGAAGTCTGGGCACAGATTGGCGTGATTTTCCTGTTGTTCAGCCTCGGTCTGGAATTCAGCTTTAAAAAGTTGATGAAAGTCGGCGGAACAGCATCGGTTACAGCAACGGTACAAATCGTTTCGATGCTTTTCATGGGTTACGGCGCAGGGAAATTCCTGGGCTGGGAAACGATGGATTGCATTTTCCTGGGCGTCATCCTGTCCATTTCATCGACAACCATTATCCTGAAAACCTTTGATGAATTGGGGGTCAAGGCACAAAAATTCGCCGGAAACGTCGTTGGCGCATTAATCGTGCAGGATATTATTGCCATCCTGATGATGGTTTTGCTGTCGACAATTGCGGTAAGTCAGCAGTTTTCGGGAACGGAACTGGTCAAATCAGTAGCCAAACTATTGTTCTTCCTAACCATCTGGTTTGTATCAGGCATCTTTTTCATTCCTACATTATTAAAGAAAGCCAAAAGCCTGCTCAGCGATGAAATGCTGCTGATTGTTTCGATTGCTTTGTGCTTAATGATGGTCATTCTGGCCGATGGTGTTGGATTTTCACCGGCTTTAGGCGCTTTTATCATGGGTTCTGTTATTGCAGAAACTACTCAGGCTGAACATATCGAGCATTTGGTAAAGCCTGTAAAAGACCTTTTCGGTGCCGTATTTTTTGTATCGGTCGGCATGTTGATCAATCCCGATACGCTGATGCAATATGCAGGGCCGGTGATGATCCTGACATTGGTAACGATCATCGGGCAATCCTTAAGTTCTACCGCCGGTTCACTGCTTTCCGGACAGCCTTTAAAGCAGTCGGTGCAGACGGGTATGAGTTTGTCACAAATCGGGGAATTCTCGTTCATCATCGCCACTTTAGGGATGACACTGAATGTCACCAGTGATTTTCTTTACCCGATAGTTGTTGCCGTTTCGGCGGTAACGACATTTACAACACCTTTTATGGTAAGGGCTGCACCTGCATTTGCAGAATTGCTTTCAAAAAAATTACCGAGGAAATGGACTAAGAAAATCGAGCGTTACAGTGCCAGTGCACAATCCATAAGATCGGTCAGCAACTGGCAGGTTGTGTTGCGGGCGTATATGGTGCAGGTAATCATACATTCCGTAATCATTGTAGCCGGGATCCTACTTTCTGCCAGGTTCGTGCTGCCGCTTGCCAAAGATTCCCAATTGGGGCATGCGCTGGTGGCTTTGGGTACCCTTATAGTATTGGCTCCGTTTTTATGGGCTTTGGCATTGCGCCGCGTGAAAGTCAACGAGGTGTTGATACTGATGCAGGAACGCAAATACCGTGGCCCGATCATTATGATGATTTTATTGCGCTTTGTATTGACAATGGTTTACATTGGTTTTATGCTTAATAATTTCTTCTCGCCTGAAGTGGCGCTGATTGCTTTCGTATCGGCTGTCGCATTATATATTATTTTCCCAAAGAGACTCAATGCACAATACCACCGCATTGAGAATCATTTCATGAAAAACCTGAATGCGCGCGAAATCATCAAAGCAAAGTTTACGCGCAGTGATTTAACGCCGTGGGAAGGGCATATGGCCATTTTTGAGATTGCAAAAGAATCAAACATCGTTGGGAAAACTTTGGAAGAGTTACAGCTACGAGAGGAAATCGGGATCAATATTGCATTTATAAAGCGGGGTGACATTACGATCAATATTCCGGGGCGGGCAGAAAGGCTCTTCCCCGCTGATGAAATCTGTATTATCGGGACCGACCAGCAGGTGCAGCATTTCAGGAAATATCTGGCCGAAAATGAAGTGGCACCCCCGGAAAAAACGGTAGAACCTGATATTGTATTGCGCCAGATTGAAGTCCATCATGAGGAATTCATCGGAAAAAGTATCCGCGAATCGCAATTGCGTGAAAAGACAAACGGACTTATCGTCGGGTTTGAGCGAAAAGGCAAACGTACCTTTAATCCGGAATCGCAATTGGTGCTCCAGAAAGACGACATCCTTTGGATTGTGGGTGACCGGAAGCGGATTGCCAAACTTTAG
- a CDS encoding quinone-dependent dihydroorotate dehydrogenase, protein MYKLLIRPILFWFDPEKVHYFTFSLIRFLCKIPGFPSLFKSMYEVKDPRLEREVFGLKFKNPVGLAAGFDKDAKLYNELSDFGFGFIEIGTLTPKPQDGNPKKRLFRLREDSAIINRMGFNNGGVSAAAERLCKNKGVLIGGNIGKNKNTPNDEAVSDYETCFEALYDHVDYFVVNVSSPNTPNLRALQDKEPLTALLNTLQQKNLKTTKPKPILLKIAPDLTDEQLLDIIDIINETKIAGVIATNTTISREGLQSGNQSETGGLSGKPLTKRATEVIRFLSEKSNKSFPIIGVGGIHSAEDALEKIEAGASLVQLYTGFIYEGPALVKSINKAILRHK, encoded by the coding sequence ATGTACAAACTCCTCATCCGCCCGATACTTTTTTGGTTTGATCCAGAAAAAGTGCATTATTTCACGTTTTCATTAATCCGCTTTTTGTGTAAGATTCCTGGATTTCCTTCGCTTTTTAAATCGATGTATGAAGTGAAGGATCCACGTCTTGAACGGGAAGTTTTCGGTTTAAAATTCAAAAATCCCGTTGGATTGGCTGCCGGTTTCGACAAGGATGCGAAATTGTATAATGAATTGTCAGATTTCGGTTTCGGGTTTATCGAAATCGGCACGCTCACGCCAAAACCACAGGACGGCAACCCGAAAAAGCGTTTGTTCCGCCTTCGCGAAGATTCGGCCATCATCAACAGGATGGGATTCAATAACGGAGGCGTATCTGCGGCAGCGGAAAGATTATGCAAAAACAAAGGCGTATTGATCGGCGGTAACATCGGCAAAAACAAAAACACGCCAAACGATGAAGCGGTTTCGGATTATGAAACCTGTTTTGAAGCGCTGTACGATCACGTCGATTATTTTGTGGTCAATGTGAGTTCGCCAAACACACCGAATTTACGCGCATTGCAGGATAAGGAACCTTTGACGGCACTTTTAAATACGCTGCAGCAAAAGAATTTAAAAACGACAAAACCCAAACCCATCCTGCTCAAAATCGCCCCGGATCTGACGGACGAACAGCTTCTGGACATTATCGATATTATAAACGAAACCAAAATTGCGGGTGTCATCGCTACGAATACGACCATTTCAAGGGAAGGCCTGCAATCTGGAAATCAATCGGAAACCGGTGGATTGTCGGGAAAACCACTGACGAAAAGAGCGACGGAAGTCATTCGTTTCCTATCTGAGAAAAGCAATAAGTCCTTTCCTATTATTGGGGTCGGCGGTATCCATTCTGCAGAAGATGCTTTGGAAAAAATCGAGGCAGGAGCCAGCCTGGTGCAGCTTTACACCGGATTTATCTATGAAGGCCCTGCTTTGGTAAAATCCATCAATAAGGCGATTTTACGCCATAAGTAA
- a CDS encoding DUF3307 domain-containing protein, with protein sequence MILFVKLLLAHLIGDFILQPTSWVVEKEQKKHKSIYLWIHILLHGILAWLMIREIRFIWFALMLAASHGLIDVLKLHFQKPKTKRSWFIADQLMHVATLMVITIIYTGNPIDPSIFNDRFWMVFTGVILLTKPASIIIKNIISIWTPESSNNTDSLINAGNYIGILERLFVFCFIITGHFDAVGFLLGAKSIFRFGDLMQAKERKLTEYVLIGTLLSFGLAMLTGFLVNYCLLLMA encoded by the coding sequence ATGATTTTATTCGTAAAGCTACTATTGGCGCATTTAATCGGGGATTTTATATTGCAGCCGACTTCCTGGGTGGTCGAAAAAGAGCAGAAAAAACACAAAAGCATTTACCTGTGGATCCACATTTTATTGCACGGAATCCTGGCCTGGCTGATGATCCGCGAAATACGATTTATCTGGTTTGCACTGATGCTTGCGGCAAGCCACGGACTGATCGACGTGCTGAAGCTGCATTTCCAAAAACCGAAAACAAAGCGAAGCTGGTTCATTGCCGACCAATTGATGCATGTGGCTACATTAATGGTCATTACAATCATTTACACCGGAAATCCGATTGACCCGTCAATTTTCAATGACCGTTTCTGGATGGTTTTTACCGGAGTCATTTTACTGACGAAACCTGCATCGATCATCATCAAGAATATCATTTCAATCTGGACTCCGGAAAGCAGCAACAATACTGATTCGTTAATAAACGCCGGGAACTATATTGGGATACTGGAAAGGCTTTTCGTATTCTGTTTCATAATCACCGGGCATTTCGATGCGGTCGGGTTTTTACTCGGTGCCAAATCGATTTTCAGGTTCGGGGATTTAATGCAGGCAAAGGAACGAAAACTCACCGAATACGTCCTTATCGGTACTTTACTGAGTTTCGGGCTGGCGATGCTCACAGGATTCCTCGTCAATTACTGCCTGTTACTTATGGCGTAA
- the guaB gene encoding IMP dehydrogenase: protein MIAHNSKIIGEGLTYDDVLLVPNYSNVLPREVSIQSKFSRNITLNVPIVSAAMDTVTESAMAIAMAQEGGIGVLHKNMTIEQQAAKVRKVKRAESGMIIDPVTLPLTSKVSDAKNVMKEFGIGGIPIVDEHKILKGIVTNRDLRFEKNNARPIVEVMTSENLVTVAEGTSLQEAEVILQGHKIEKLPVINDQNQLVGLITFRDITKLTQKPIANKDVYGRLRVAAAIGVTPDAVNRAEALVNAGVDAIIIDTAHGHTEGVVNVLKEVKSKFPNIDVIVGNIATPEAAKYLVENGADGVKVGIGPGSICTTRVVAGVGFPQFSAVLEVAAAIKGTGVPVIADGGIRYTGDIPKAIAAGADSVMMGSLLAGTKESPGETIIFEGRKFKSYRGMGSVEAMQEGSKDRYFQDVEDDIKKLVPEGIVGRVPYKGELNESMQQFIGGLRAGMGYCGAKDIPTLQETGRFIRITSSGITESHPHNVTITKEAPNYSR from the coding sequence ATGATCGCACACAACTCCAAGATCATCGGCGAAGGCCTCACTTACGATGATGTCCTGCTGGTCCCGAATTATTCCAACGTACTTCCTCGTGAAGTCAGCATCCAGTCAAAATTTTCAAGGAATATTACACTGAATGTCCCGATCGTTTCCGCAGCAATGGATACGGTTACCGAAAGTGCGATGGCGATTGCTATGGCGCAGGAAGGTGGTATTGGTGTTTTGCATAAAAACATGACCATCGAGCAACAGGCTGCCAAAGTGCGTAAAGTAAAGCGCGCCGAATCCGGAATGATTATCGATCCTGTTACATTGCCGCTTACGTCGAAAGTTTCCGATGCAAAAAATGTCATGAAGGAATTCGGTATCGGCGGTATCCCGATCGTTGATGAACATAAAATCCTGAAAGGGATCGTTACCAACCGCGACCTTCGTTTCGAGAAAAACAATGCGCGCCCGATCGTTGAAGTCATGACCAGCGAAAACCTTGTTACGGTTGCTGAAGGCACTTCATTGCAAGAGGCAGAAGTCATTCTGCAAGGCCATAAAATCGAAAAACTTCCTGTAATCAATGACCAAAACCAATTGGTAGGCCTGATTACGTTTCGTGATATTACAAAACTGACACAAAAACCAATCGCCAATAAGGATGTATACGGTAGGCTTCGCGTAGCTGCGGCAATCGGAGTGACACCAGATGCGGTCAACAGGGCAGAAGCTTTAGTGAATGCCGGTGTCGACGCCATCATCATCGATACCGCGCACGGTCATACCGAAGGTGTAGTCAATGTACTGAAAGAAGTAAAATCAAAGTTCCCGAATATCGATGTCATCGTCGGAAATATTGCCACGCCCGAAGCCGCAAAATATCTGGTAGAAAATGGCGCTGATGGCGTAAAAGTCGGTATCGGACCTGGCTCGATCTGCACCACACGTGTTGTAGCCGGAGTGGGATTCCCGCAGTTTTCAGCTGTCCTAGAGGTCGCCGCTGCAATAAAAGGCACCGGAGTTCCTGTAATTGCCGATGGCGGCATCCGCTATACAGGCGATATTCCCAAAGCCATTGCTGCGGGTGCTGATTCAGTAATGATGGGTTCCTTGCTGGCCGGAACAAAAGAGTCTCCCGGGGAAACCATCATTTTTGAAGGCCGTAAATTCAAATCTTATCGCGGTATGGGCTCCGTCGAAGCCATGCAGGAAGGCTCGAAAGACCGTTATTTTCAGGATGTAGAAGATGATATCAAGAAACTCGTCCCGGAAGGAATTGTAGGCCGCGTGCCGTATAAAGGAGAGCTGAATGAAAGCATGCAGCAATTCATCGGCGGACTCCGCGCAGGGATGGGTTATTGCGGGGCCAAGGACATTCCGACTTTGCAGGAAACCGGCCGTTTTATCCGCATCACATCGAGCGGAATTACAGAAAGCCATCCGCACAATGTGACTATTACCAAGGAAGCACCGAATTATTCGAGATAA
- a CDS encoding DUF1573 domain-containing protein, whose protein sequence is MKKVLCLAAMAAFILTTSCKKENKDPNSEGKAIMEFKEKEFDFGDINEGDKVEHVFSFKNTGEVDLKIVSARGSCGCTVPDYPKEPVKPGEESQIKVSFNSARKHGEQHKTVTINANTATGTEVLKIKGNVIAKDTSGISAGNNKHETLKTN, encoded by the coding sequence ATGAAAAAAGTGTTATGCCTGGCTGCGATGGCAGCTTTTATACTGACGACTTCCTGTAAAAAGGAAAATAAAGACCCAAATTCCGAAGGAAAGGCAATTATGGAATTCAAGGAAAAGGAGTTCGATTTTGGCGACATCAATGAAGGTGATAAGGTGGAGCATGTCTTTTCTTTCAAGAACACGGGTGAAGTTGATTTAAAGATTGTAAGTGCACGCGGATCGTGTGGTTGTACGGTCCCGGATTATCCTAAAGAGCCTGTAAAACCAGGTGAGGAAAGTCAGATTAAGGTGTCTTTCAATTCTGCGAGAAAACACGGTGAGCAACATAAAACGGTAACAATCAACGCAAACACGGCTACTGGAACTGAAGTCCTTAAAATCAAAGGCAACGTCATTGCTAAAGATACCTCAGGAATCAGTGCCGGAAACAATAAACATGAAACTTTAAAAACGAACTAG
- a CDS encoding hydroxymethylglutaryl-CoA lyase yields the protein MEPIKIIECPRDAMQGIKPFIPTERKAFYIQSLLRVGFDTIDFGSFVSPKAIPQMQDTAELLGRLDLSQTKSKLLAIIANTQGAITASGFKEIQYLGFPFSISENFQMRNTHKTIAESLVTLQEILDIANKTDKEVVAYLSMGFGNPYGDPWNVEIVGEWTEKLAGMGVKILSLSDTIGSSTPEIIDYLFSNLIPTYPKVEFGAHLHTTPDKWFEKTDAAYKAGCRRFDGAIQGFGGCPMAKDDLTGNMPTEKLLSYFTTQKENTGTSPMSFESAYNEATKLFGEFH from the coding sequence ATGGAGCCAATAAAAATTATAGAATGTCCACGCGATGCCATGCAGGGAATCAAGCCGTTTATCCCGACGGAGCGTAAGGCGTTTTACATACAGTCTTTATTGCGCGTTGGTTTCGATACGATAGATTTTGGCAGTTTCGTATCCCCGAAAGCGATCCCGCAGATGCAGGACACCGCTGAATTGCTTGGAAGGCTGGATTTATCCCAGACTAAAAGCAAACTGCTGGCCATTATTGCCAATACGCAGGGTGCCATCACCGCTTCGGGGTTTAAGGAAATACAATACCTCGGTTTCCCATTTTCGATTTCTGAAAATTTCCAGATGCGAAATACCCACAAAACCATAGCCGAATCGCTGGTTACATTGCAGGAAATACTTGATATCGCCAATAAGACCGATAAAGAAGTCGTGGCATATTTGTCAATGGGTTTCGGGAATCCATACGGAGATCCATGGAATGTGGAAATCGTTGGGGAGTGGACGGAAAAACTTGCCGGAATGGGGGTAAAGATCCTATCGCTTTCAGATACCATCGGAAGTTCGACACCCGAAATCATCGATTACCTGTTTTCAAATTTAATACCGACATACCCGAAAGTGGAATTCGGTGCCCATTTACACACCACACCTGATAAGTGGTTTGAAAAAACGGATGCCGCATACAAAGCCGGCTGCCGCAGGTTTGACGGGGCCATACAGGGATTTGGCGGGTGCCCGATGGCAAAAGACGACCTAACAGGCAACATGCCGACAGAAAAACTGCTTTCTTATTTCACTACGCAAAAGGAAAACACCGGCACAAGCCCGATGAGTTTTGAAAGCGCTTATAATGAAGCGACTAAATTATTCGGGGAATTTCATTAA
- a CDS encoding MBL fold metallo-hydrolase, which yields MLVSGSLLIIVIIAAYLFLQHPKFGKLPSGERLGQIKKSPNYRDGKFQNLSFTPDLAEGETFFKVLKKVLFEKDKRNKPTTILPSIKTDLHALAADENVLIWFGHSSYFMQLEGRKILVDPVFSGAASPIPATTRSFKGADVYDTEDIPEIDYLFISHDHWDHLDHETVVKLKPKIKTIITGLGTGAHLEHWGYNPKIIIEKDWNETIVLPDDFTVHTVPGRHFAGRLFKRNQALWTSFVLQTPKRKIFIGGDSGYDTHFSKIGEDFGPFDLAILECGQYNKSWKNIHLMPGEIVPAAQFLKAKALLPVHWAKFALALHAWDEPITLAVADAKAANLPLLTPMIGEKMDLDAPKTSQEWWKKVN from the coding sequence ATGCTGGTTTCCGGTTCCCTCTTGATCATTGTAATTATCGCTGCATACCTTTTCCTGCAACATCCGAAATTCGGAAAATTACCCTCCGGCGAAAGGCTTGGGCAAATCAAAAAATCTCCGAATTATCGCGATGGGAAGTTCCAGAATTTAAGTTTTACACCGGATTTGGCTGAAGGAGAAACCTTTTTCAAGGTACTCAAAAAAGTACTTTTTGAAAAGGACAAAAGGAACAAGCCCACCACTATTTTGCCTTCCATAAAGACCGATTTACATGCGCTTGCTGCAGATGAAAACGTTTTGATCTGGTTCGGGCATTCTTCCTATTTTATGCAGCTTGAAGGCAGGAAAATCCTTGTAGACCCTGTTTTTAGTGGTGCGGCTTCCCCAATTCCGGCCACGACACGCAGTTTTAAAGGAGCCGATGTATATGATACTGAAGACATCCCTGAAATTGATTACCTTTTCATCAGCCACGACCATTGGGACCATCTTGATCATGAAACCGTGGTAAAACTGAAGCCGAAAATAAAAACAATCATTACCGGGCTTGGCACCGGCGCACATCTGGAACATTGGGGCTACAACCCGAAAATTATTATAGAAAAGGACTGGAACGAAACGATTGTGTTACCGGATGATTTTACAGTACATACCGTTCCTGGCAGGCATTTTGCAGGGAGGCTTTTTAAAAGGAACCAGGCATTGTGGACTTCCTTTGTGCTGCAAACACCGAAGCGCAAAATATTTATTGGTGGCGATAGCGGCTATGACACGCATTTTTCAAAAATCGGTGAAGATTTCGGGCCCTTTGACCTGGCTATTTTAGAATGTGGCCAATACAATAAAAGCTGGAAAAACATCCACCTGATGCCCGGTGAAATTGTTCCTGCAGCGCAATTCCTGAAGGCAAAAGCACTTCTTCCGGTACATTGGGCCAAATTTGCACTCGCATTGCACGCCTGGGATGAACCCATCACGCTTGCCGTTGCTGATGCCAAAGCCGCAAACCTTCCCTTGCTGACACCCATGATTGGTGAGAAAATGGATTTGGATGCTCCAAAAACATCCCAGGAATGGTGGAAAAAAGTGAATTAA